AAAGTTATTGATGCGATAATACGCTCATTATAAACATATTACCCCCCCCCATTGATGATAACGGGAAGATAACGGATGAATTTCCGTCATTTTTCCGTTATCATTTTTCGTCCTTAGCCAACATTTTATAGCTAATTTTGGAAAAACACTTTAGATATTCAAACTTCATGAAAACCATTTATTACATCCAAATGCTAATAATGACTCTTGTAATGTCATCGTTTCCCTTATCCCTTGCAGCCAACAGCTCAAGTGTTTCTTATACTGTTACATTACAACAGCAGCAGAAACCGACGAAAGATCACAATCAACAACTAGATAAGGATGGTCAAAGAATGCCTGCTCGTCCTGTCGTTGTCTATATTAGTACAACTGAAGGAGTATATAGCTCCTACTTTGACATTGAAGATGTAATATCTTACTCAATACTTGACAGCAATGGTCAGCTCTCATTCTCAACCTATGATGTTTCTGATTTTATCAACTATTTAGTATCATGCAATGGTGTTATAGGGATTCAATTAGAATTGGTTGAATATAATCTCGAGGGCTGGCTTCAATTATAGAAATATAACGTTCACCAGAGAAATTAGATGTACAGTACATTATAGTTAACCCAATTATTAATCTAAACCTCAAAAAGATGAAAAGAACATCCCTCCTAGCATTAGACATGCTGCAAAAGGAAGAACTTGCATCCCTTAAAG
This sequence is a window from Duncaniella dubosii. Protein-coding genes within it:
- a CDS encoding DUF421 domain-containing protein, translating into MKTIYYIQMLIMTLVMSSFPLSLAANSSSVSYTVTLQQQQKPTKDHNQQLDKDGQRMPARPVVVYISTTEGVYSSYFDIEDVISYSILDSNGQLSFSTYDVSDFINYLVSCNGVIGIQLELVEYNLEGWLQL